The following coding sequences lie in one Apium graveolens cultivar Ventura chromosome 1, ASM990537v1, whole genome shotgun sequence genomic window:
- the LOC141716923 gene encoding WAT1-related protein At1g25270-like translates to MGKVRNILNGMKPLLVMIVVQTTFAGVDIFYKLAANDGMNLSVLIAYRHIFAAAIMLPVALFVERNKRPNLTWTVASQAFLSGLIGATLAQTMYLRGLALTSATFATATTNLIPAMTFGALPQLTLDGIE, encoded by the exons ATGGGTAAAGTAAGGAACATTCTGAATGGGATGAAGCCATTGTTAGTAATGATAGTGGTACAAACAACGTTTGCCGGAGTGGACATATTTTACAAATTGGCTGCAAATGATGGTATGAACTTGAGCGTTTTGATCGCTTATCGCCACATTTTCGCTGCTGCTATTATGCTTCCTGTGGCACTCTTCGTAGAAAG GAACAAAAGACCGAATCTTACATGGACGGTGGCTTCTCAAGCATTTTTATCCGGATTAATTGG AGCTACTCTGGCGCAGACAATGTACTTGAGGGGATTGGCGTTAACCTCAGCAACATTTGCAACAGCCACCACAAATCTCATTCCTGCCATGACTTTT GGAGCTCTTCCCCAACTAACGTTGGATGGGATAGAGTGA
- the LOC141719384 gene encoding WAT1-related protein At1g68170-like produces the protein MVLEMMEKLGWTEGTGKAKVAGTLACMIGAMLLTFYKGPYINLMNPNIDLAKTSTPHQVVHVASSHSVHVLGAVLATGGSLCYAIWLVFQAKINELYPCPYSSVALMNVMASIQSTVFALLTERDWNQWKLGLNIKLLTAAFNGIVGAGLIFTFTAWCVKMRGPVFVSAFNPLTLVLVAMAEFLLLDEKLHLGSFLGSFIIICGLYLVL, from the exons ATGGTGCTGGAAAT GATGGAAAAGCTTGGGTGGACTGAAGGTACAGGCAAAGCAAAAGTGGCCGGAACACTAGCGTGTATGATCGGAGCCATGCTCCTCACTTTCTACAAAGGTCCATACATTAATCTAATGAATCCCAACATTGACCTTGCCAAAACTAGTACTCCACATCAAGTCGTGCACGTGGCAAGTTCCCACTCTGTTCACGTTTTGGGAGCAGTTTTGGCTACAGGCGGTTCTCTTTGTTATGCAATTTGGTTGGTTTTTCAG GCAAAGATAAATGAACTATACCCGTGTCCCTACTCCAGTGTAGCTTTAATGAATGTAATGGCTTCAATACAGTCCACAGTATTTGCCCTGTTAACGGAGAGAGATTGGAATCAATGGAAACTAGGACTCAACATCAAACTCCTCACAGCTGCCTTCAAT GGAATAGTGGGCGCTGGATTAATATTTACGTTCACGGCATGGTGTGTGAAAATGAGAGGCCCTGTATTCGTGTCGGCTTTTAACCCATTGACGCTGGTGCTAGTTGCCATGGCTGAATTTCTGTTGTTGGATGAGAAGTTGCATCTTGGAAG TTTTCTTGGATCATTCATCATCATATGCGGACTATATTTAGTGCTTTGA
- the LOC141717023 gene encoding uncharacterized protein LOC141717023, with protein sequence MSASSHTNPSTRPLVQPNHDVSSVIYIHPSDVNTTQLVSVKFNGSGYSNWKRSMMLSLSAKNKLGFVDGSVAKPEITSVDYKAWERCNDLVCSWLLCNIDDSISRSVLFFKTAREIWLDLEDRFGYASMTQIFTLEQQLSELSQGSKNVSDFFTEIKALWDAMSDISPLPCCTCHKCTCNVTQKVLQMQQDHRLLQFMMKMNDRFAIVRGNILMQQPLPTLSNAFRVFSQEERHQEFSQSTSQNETLAFMVDGRKGFQKQGNFQKQPRFKGNSNSKGGVIFLY encoded by the coding sequence ATGTCTGCTTCATCACACACAAATCCTTCGACTAGACCTTTAGTTCAACCAAATCATGATGTTTCCAGTGTGATTTACATACATCCATCTGATGTCAATACGACTCAACTAGTTTCAGTCAAGTTTAATGGATCTGGATACAGTAATTGGAAAAGATCTATGATGCTTAGTTTGTCAGCTAAGAATAAACTAGGTTTTGTAGATGGATCAGTTGCTAAACCTGAAATTACTTCTGTGGATTATAAAGCTTGGGAAAGGTGTAATGACCTGGTGTGTTCATGGTTACTTTGCAATATAGATGATTCAATTTCTCGTAGTGTTCTATTCTTTAAAACTGCAAGAGAGATTTGGCTTGACCTTGAGGACAGGTTTGGTTATGCTTCAATGACACAAATATTCACATTAGAGCAACAATTGTCTGAGTTGTCTCAAGGATCTAAGAATGTGTCAGATTTTTTCACTGAGATTAAAGCTCTCTGGGATGCTATGAGTGATATTAGTCCGTTGCCATGTTGTACATGTCACAAGTGCACATGTAATGTCACTCAAAAGGTATTGCAGATGCAGCAGGATCACAGACTATTGCAGTTTATGATGAAGATGAATGATAGATTTGCCATTGTGAGAGGCAATATTTTAATGCAGCAGCCACTACCAACTTTATCAAATGCTTTTAGAGTTTTCTCTCAGGAAGAGAGGCACCAGGAATTTTCACAGAGTACTTCTCAAAATGAGACGCTGGCTTTCATGGTGGATGGCAGGAAAGGTTTTCAGAAACAAGGAAATTTTCAGAAACAACCTAGATTTAAAGGGAATTCTAATTCCAAAGGGGGGGTCATATTTTTGTACTAA